A region of Domibacillus sp. DTU_2020_1001157_1_SI_ALB_TIR_016 DNA encodes the following proteins:
- a CDS encoding molybdopterin oxidoreductase family protein, translated as MQRDKFFKEVENLTHPNEKLIKTHCSYCGMQCGMNLRVNTVTNKIIGVEPRYDWPVTVGKMCPKGVTAYQQTNHKDRLLKPLIRDDASLKGTKEGFREASWEEAYDLIAEKFNALQTKYGKDSLGVFSGVSMTNEKCYLTGKFARVALGTRYIDYNGRFCMSSAAGGFLCSFGVDRGSTLPWTDIHETDCLFIAGSNTAECHPTSMFRVWSVQERGGYLIVADPRETPLARRADVHLDLKPGTDLALANGILHLLIQNHYTDEAFISNHTNGFQETKELVKEFTPEYTSQLTGVAPEKIIRAAEIYGKAPNAIVLFARGIEQQHKGVDNVSAYVNMALVTGKIGRPKAGVATFTGQGNGQGGREHGQKADLLPGYRKITNPKHVEEVCEIWGITPEEMPEPGVSAYEMFELMDQKTIRGLYLLCSNPAVSAPNLNFVRQAMKDLDFMVCADFYLSESAEFADVILPSVTWSEDEGTVTNLEGRIIKINKAQEPIGESKPDWQMQVELAERLGKGKYFSHLKTAKDVADEFRLASKGGYADYYGATWDKIDKQDGVFWPCRDEKDPGTPHMFLDKKFYHPDERAKICALPYRPPAEEPCEQYPLRLTTGRVVYHYLSGNQTRRIQFLHDMCPDPYVEVHPETAAQYGIENEENIRLFTRRGESVYRVKITEAIRKDTVFVPYHFGHEQSINLLTIAALDPISRMPEFKACAAQIEKLAQKKVQ; from the coding sequence ATGCAAAGGGATAAATTTTTCAAAGAAGTTGAAAACTTGACCCATCCAAATGAAAAGCTGATTAAAACGCATTGCAGTTATTGCGGTATGCAGTGCGGCATGAACCTGCGGGTCAATACGGTCACGAATAAAATCATCGGAGTAGAACCCCGTTACGACTGGCCGGTAACAGTTGGGAAAATGTGTCCGAAAGGGGTAACCGCCTATCAGCAGACAAATCATAAAGACCGGCTGTTAAAGCCGCTGATCCGGGACGATGCGTCCCTAAAAGGAACAAAAGAAGGGTTTCGTGAAGCAAGCTGGGAAGAAGCATACGACTTGATTGCCGAGAAATTCAATGCGCTGCAAACGAAGTACGGCAAAGACAGCTTAGGAGTTTTCAGCGGCGTGTCTATGACGAACGAGAAATGTTACTTAACGGGGAAATTTGCCCGCGTAGCTCTTGGCACTCGCTACATTGATTATAATGGGCGGTTCTGTATGTCCAGTGCGGCAGGCGGATTCCTTTGTTCATTCGGAGTGGACCGGGGCTCCACACTGCCATGGACTGATATCCATGAAACAGACTGCTTATTTATCGCTGGAAGCAATACAGCGGAGTGCCATCCAACGTCTATGTTCCGGGTTTGGTCTGTGCAGGAGCGGGGAGGCTACTTGATTGTGGCTGATCCGCGTGAAACGCCTTTGGCACGAAGAGCAGACGTTCATTTAGATTTAAAACCGGGGACGGATCTCGCACTCGCAAACGGGATTTTACATCTATTGATTCAAAACCATTATACGGACGAAGCGTTCATCAGCAATCACACGAACGGCTTCCAAGAGACGAAAGAACTTGTGAAAGAATTCACACCTGAATACACAAGCCAGTTAACAGGAGTTGCACCCGAAAAAATTATCCGGGCAGCAGAGATTTATGGAAAAGCTCCCAATGCCATTGTCTTGTTTGCCCGCGGTATCGAACAGCAGCACAAAGGGGTCGATAACGTATCTGCTTATGTGAATATGGCACTCGTTACGGGAAAAATTGGCCGTCCAAAAGCCGGCGTTGCGACCTTCACCGGTCAGGGGAACGGACAGGGAGGACGAGAGCACGGCCAAAAAGCGGATCTGCTGCCGGGCTACCGAAAGATTACAAATCCAAAGCATGTCGAGGAAGTATGCGAAATATGGGGCATCACACCGGAGGAAATGCCGGAACCTGGTGTATCTGCCTATGAAATGTTCGAATTAATGGACCAAAAAACCATTCGCGGACTGTACCTGCTTTGTTCTAATCCTGCCGTATCTGCGCCGAATTTAAACTTTGTAAGACAGGCAATGAAAGATCTTGATTTTATGGTATGTGCCGATTTTTATTTGTCCGAGTCAGCCGAGTTTGCGGATGTGATTCTGCCAAGTGTCACATGGTCGGAAGATGAAGGAACCGTGACAAACCTGGAAGGCCGGATCATTAAAATCAATAAAGCACAGGAACCCATTGGAGAGTCTAAGCCAGACTGGCAGATGCAGGTAGAGCTGGCTGAGCGCCTGGGCAAGGGAAAATACTTTTCACATTTAAAAACGGCCAAAGACGTCGCGGATGAATTCAGGCTGGCATCAAAAGGCGGATATGCCGACTATTACGGGGCTACATGGGACAAAATCGACAAGCAGGACGGTGTATTCTGGCCGTGCAGAGATGAGAAAGATCCAGGAACACCCCATATGTTTTTAGACAAAAAGTTTTACCACCCGGATGAAAGAGCTAAAATCTGTGCGCTGCCATACCGTCCGCCGGCAGAAGAGCCTTGCGAACAGTATCCACTCCGGCTGACGACAGGCCGGGTTGTTTACCACTACTTATCTGGCAATCAAACAAGAAGAATTCAGTTCCTGCATGATATGTGCCCAGATCCATATGTAGAGGTTCATCCGGAAACGGCTGCTCAGTACGGCATTGAAAATGAAGAAAACATTCGCTTATTCACCCGGCGTGGTGAAAGTGTGTATCGTGTAAAGATCACCGAAGCCATCCGAAAAGACACGGTGTTTGTTCCTTACCATTTTGGGCATGAGCAGTCTATTAACCTGCTTACCATTGCGGCGCTCGATCCAATATCCAGAATGCCGGAATTCAAAGCGTGTGCCGCACAAATAGAAAAACTAGCACAAAAGAAGGTGCAGTAA
- a CDS encoding EAL domain-containing protein — translation METNFITNLAGMHKNHAFLQSMFEELKLSIWYMSVEDASFWISSEAARLYGYSQKGLENNLLLWQEFVFSEDRPIVERHRQQLLSSSPSTVEYRIIQSDGTVRWVQETANSLKDEHGKVVLYTGIVLDITKQKKADLQLAEWEEQYRQFIELSSSSIFLCQAETVVYANNTALQAVEVSHAKELVGRPLEAIFLPQEAGVLRDQLDKVVKGEQPPARNIKVRMHNGKTMYVELRAVPALFDGKLTVMVVGKEEPEGDQLPKFSAKASSPLQSMEKGLPETSDIFYYEEKDSPVCRNRELLQSGIKSPAIVNAEKSIKYEDFYDYLTGLPNRSGLHVRLCDEILRASALSKSFAVLLLNLDRFKVVNDTLDHTAGDLLLKEVTIRLKSSIYDNDMIFRQSGDEFLIVLRDADRAVASNVAKRILDALSAPFTIQNHRILTSASIGISLFKEDGETAEDLIKHADSAMCQAKKAGKNTYKFYFSKDGGFKLNPLKMEIDLYKAIERDELSLHYQPKVNLKTGNIVGFEALLRWKHPDWGLLPPASFIPFAEETGLIIPIGKWALYHACKQNKQWHQKGYLTVIAVNLSVRQLIQPDFAATVAGVLQETELEPRYLELEIIGSISEDADRILSALKQLKNLGVQISMDDFGTEFSSLHYLKQFPVDTLKIDQSFIRELRHNPDEEAIVKNIILMAHNLKLNVIAEGIETEEQLLFLQQHLCDEGQGYFFSPPLPADEIENTFSKVQQLMKKHGLPEDVNERMWVRELLDRAKQEMQETIRLQQGMTFKFKKIHDQFIHTLCDGELLYRMGLTPSQVVGKVLYDFMPPKAAADKEKSYRRAWEEEEVVTYESMINGIDYLSVLCPVKKGGKVVEVIGSAVDITDRKQVEEALQESEEKYRLIADNMTDLICLLDSSGHVVYTSPSHTTVLGYPQEELGGDKTIAKIHPEDVEFFQQEVKQIIETNHSSQVEFRFLHADGRWLLIECVGTPVLGENGAVEHVVMVGRDITEKRKAEELLLKSEKLTVVGELAAGVAHEIRNPLTSIKGFVQLLQQGMIKEEFFKVIMEEFDRVECIIKEFLTLAKPQEIQLRKININKVLEDVETLLRSEAYLQNVQILHETKQFIPSFMCDPNQIKQVFINLLKNSIEAMPDGGVVHIRSSIEGPNVLITIVDNGMGIKEDRIQKLGEPFYSNKEKGTGLGLMLCFRIIRQHKGTIVFKSKENEGTTVEVRLPLFDRASS, via the coding sequence ATGGAGACTAACTTTATTACCAATCTAGCAGGAATGCATAAGAATCATGCCTTTCTTCAATCGATGTTCGAAGAGTTAAAACTATCCATTTGGTATATGAGCGTAGAGGATGCTTCTTTTTGGATTTCCAGTGAGGCTGCCCGCCTTTATGGATACTCACAAAAAGGTCTAGAAAACAACCTTTTGCTGTGGCAGGAATTTGTGTTTTCAGAAGATCGCCCTATCGTTGAACGTCACAGGCAACAATTGTTATCTAGCAGTCCATCTACGGTCGAATACAGAATTATCCAGTCTGACGGAACGGTGAGATGGGTGCAGGAAACAGCAAATAGTTTAAAAGATGAGCATGGAAAAGTAGTGTTATATACAGGTATTGTTCTCGATATTACGAAGCAAAAAAAGGCAGACCTTCAGTTGGCCGAATGGGAAGAGCAGTATCGTCAATTTATTGAGCTGTCTTCCAGTTCAATTTTTTTATGCCAAGCAGAAACCGTTGTATATGCAAATAACACAGCTTTGCAGGCAGTGGAAGTTTCTCATGCAAAAGAGCTGGTAGGAAGACCGCTCGAAGCCATCTTTTTGCCGCAAGAAGCAGGAGTTTTGAGAGATCAGCTGGATAAAGTCGTAAAGGGCGAGCAGCCTCCTGCCCGTAACATAAAAGTGAGAATGCATAACGGAAAAACGATGTATGTTGAGCTAAGAGCAGTCCCTGCTTTATTTGATGGAAAATTAACGGTGATGGTGGTCGGAAAAGAGGAGCCGGAAGGCGATCAGTTGCCTAAATTCTCAGCTAAAGCAAGCAGCCCGCTGCAATCTATGGAAAAGGGGCTGCCAGAAACATCCGATATATTCTATTATGAGGAAAAAGATTCACCGGTCTGCCGAAACCGTGAACTGTTGCAAAGTGGGATAAAAAGCCCAGCGATAGTAAATGCTGAGAAGTCCATTAAATATGAGGATTTTTATGATTATTTAACGGGTCTTCCGAACCGAAGCGGACTGCATGTACGCCTTTGTGATGAAATTTTGAGAGCGTCTGCACTAAGCAAAAGCTTTGCAGTTCTTCTTTTAAATCTTGACCGGTTCAAGGTGGTTAATGACACATTGGATCATACAGCAGGAGATCTTCTTTTAAAAGAAGTCACCATTCGCTTAAAATCTTCCATTTACGATAATGATATGATATTCCGCCAGAGCGGTGATGAATTTCTTATTGTGCTGCGAGATGCGGACCGGGCGGTTGCTTCCAATGTGGCAAAGCGTATTTTGGATGCTCTTTCAGCCCCCTTTACCATTCAAAATCATCGTATTCTTACATCGGCCAGCATCGGCATCAGCTTATTCAAGGAAGATGGAGAAACGGCTGAAGACTTAATTAAGCATGCTGACTCGGCGATGTGTCAAGCAAAAAAAGCAGGGAAAAATACCTACAAGTTTTACTTTTCAAAGGACGGCGGCTTTAAATTAAATCCATTAAAAATGGAAATAGACCTTTATAAAGCGATTGAGCGTGATGAATTGTCCCTGCATTATCAGCCAAAGGTAAACTTGAAAACGGGAAATATTGTAGGGTTTGAAGCGCTTCTTCGCTGGAAACATCCGGATTGGGGGTTGCTGCCGCCCGCTTCCTTCATTCCTTTCGCTGAGGAAACCGGATTAATTATTCCAATTGGAAAATGGGCTTTATATCATGCATGCAAACAAAATAAACAATGGCACCAAAAAGGTTATTTAACGGTGATAGCCGTTAATTTATCCGTCAGGCAGCTGATACAGCCGGATTTCGCTGCTACTGTGGCAGGCGTTTTGCAGGAAACCGAGCTTGAGCCCCGTTACTTAGAGCTTGAAATTATTGGAAGTATCTCGGAAGACGCTGACCGAATTCTGTCAGCATTAAAGCAGCTTAAAAATTTAGGCGTGCAGATCAGTATGGATGACTTCGGGACAGAATTCAGCTCACTTCATTATTTAAAGCAGTTTCCGGTTGATACGTTAAAGATTGACCAGTCGTTTATTAGAGAACTTCGTCATAACCCGGATGAAGAAGCCATCGTAAAAAATATTATTTTAATGGCCCACAATTTAAAATTAAATGTAATCGCTGAGGGGATTGAGACAGAGGAGCAGCTGCTGTTTTTACAGCAGCACTTATGCGATGAAGGCCAGGGATATTTCTTCAGCCCGCCTTTGCCAGCTGATGAAATAGAAAATACCTTTTCAAAAGTCCAGCAGCTGATGAAAAAGCACGGGCTTCCTGAAGATGTAAATGAACGCATGTGGGTCCGGGAGTTATTAGACAGAGCAAAGCAGGAAATGCAGGAGACCATTCGTCTTCAGCAAGGAATGACCTTTAAATTTAAAAAAATTCATGACCAGTTTATTCATACATTATGTGATGGAGAACTGCTGTACCGGATGGGGTTGACGCCTTCTCAAGTAGTTGGAAAGGTATTGTATGATTTTATGCCTCCAAAGGCTGCGGCAGACAAAGAAAAATCATACCGACGGGCCTGGGAGGAAGAAGAGGTTGTTACGTATGAAAGCATGATCAATGGGATTGATTACCTTAGCGTTTTATGCCCCGTCAAGAAAGGCGGAAAAGTCGTAGAGGTCATTGGTTCAGCGGTCGATATCACTGACCGAAAACAAGTTGAAGAAGCGCTGCAGGAAAGCGAAGAAAAATACCGGCTGATCGCCGATAACATGACCGATCTGATTTGTCTGTTAGACAGCAGCGGGCACGTTGTATACACTTCTCCTTCACATACAACGGTTCTAGGTTACCCTCAGGAAGAACTAGGCGGCGACAAAACCATCGCAAAAATACATCCTGAAGACGTTGAGTTTTTTCAGCAGGAGGTAAAGCAGATTATTGAAACGAACCATTCTTCGCAGGTAGAATTTCGTTTTTTACACGCTGATGGGCGCTGGCTGTTAATAGAATGTGTCGGCACGCCTGTTCTAGGAGAAAACGGAGCCGTCGAACACGTCGTTATGGTAGGAAGAGATATCACCGAAAAAAGAAAAGCAGAAGAATTGCTGTTAAAGTCAGAAAAATTAACGGTAGTAGGCGAGCTGGCTGCTGGTGTTGCTCACGAAATAAGAAATCCCCTTACGTCGATTAAAGGGTTTGTTCAACTGCTGCAGCAGGGCATGATCAAAGAAGAATTTTTCAAAGTGATTATGGAAGAGTTTGACCGGGTGGAGTGTATTATCAAGGAATTTCTTACACTTGCGAAGCCGCAGGAAATTCAATTGCGAAAGATCAATATTAACAAGGTACTAGAAGATGTGGAGACGCTGCTGCGATCTGAGGCCTATTTGCAAAACGTGCAGATTCTGCATGAAACAAAGCAGTTTATTCCTTCATTTATGTGTGATCCAAACCAGATTAAACAAGTATTTATTAACTTACTTAAAAACAGTATTGAGGCGATGCCTGACGGCGGGGTGGTACACATCCGGTCTTCTATAGAAGGACCGAATGTATTGATCACCATCGTAGATAATGGAATGGGGATTAAAGAAGACCGCATTCAAAAATTAGGAGAGCCTTTTTACAGCAATAAAGAAAAAGGAACCGGATTAGGCTTAATGCTGTGCTTCCGGATTATCCGCCAGCATAAAGGCACAATCGTCTTTAAAAGCAAAGAAAATGAAGGCACCACTGTAGAGGTAAGACTTCCGCTTTTTGATCGAGCTTCAAGTTAA
- a CDS encoding PhzF family phenazine biosynthesis protein translates to MKKIPYSIVDVFSQGPYTGNQLAVFKEAEDVSADEMQQIAKEINFSETTFILSNTETTDGYSVRIFTPNEEIPFAGHPTLGTAFVINKEMVKEPADSILLQYKSGQIPVTFDHKKEIVWMKQNEPSFGKIIDADQITDILNIDPAYIDERFPIQEVSTGLPVIIVPVTSLHAIKNIHVNLEKYYQLIEQTEAKAILAFSPETYNAENHLNVRDFAPYYGIPEDAATGSSNGCLAAYLVQYRYFGNEEIDIRVEQGYEIKRPSLLFLKAEKEREKINVQVGGQVVSIAKGEWFLNKRENDGL, encoded by the coding sequence ATGAAAAAGATTCCTTATTCTATTGTCGATGTTTTTTCTCAAGGCCCATACACAGGAAATCAATTGGCTGTTTTTAAAGAAGCAGAAGACGTTTCCGCTGATGAAATGCAGCAAATCGCCAAAGAAATCAATTTTTCAGAAACAACGTTTATTTTATCGAATACAGAAACGACGGATGGCTACAGCGTTAGAATTTTCACTCCGAACGAAGAAATTCCTTTTGCCGGACATCCAACGCTCGGCACAGCTTTTGTGATTAACAAAGAAATGGTCAAAGAACCGGCAGATTCTATTCTCTTGCAATACAAAAGCGGTCAAATACCCGTTACATTTGATCATAAAAAAGAGATTGTATGGATGAAACAAAATGAACCTTCTTTCGGAAAAATAATCGATGCAGATCAAATAACAGATATTTTAAATATAGATCCAGCATATATCGATGAGAGATTTCCTATTCAAGAGGTATCTACTGGCCTGCCGGTTATTATTGTGCCTGTCACCTCTTTGCATGCCATAAAAAACATACACGTAAATCTAGAAAAATACTATCAGCTTATTGAACAAACCGAAGCAAAAGCTATTTTGGCGTTTTCCCCGGAAACATACAACGCAGAAAACCATTTAAACGTTCGTGACTTTGCCCCTTATTACGGAATCCCGGAGGATGCTGCTACTGGAAGTTCAAACGGATGTTTAGCGGCCTATTTAGTTCAATATCGCTACTTTGGCAACGAGGAGATTGATATTCGTGTAGAGCAGGGATACGAAATAAAACGGCCTTCTTTATTATTTTTAAAAGCAGAAAAAGAAAGGGAAAAAATAAATGTGCAAGTAGGCGGCCAAGTAGTCTCTATCGCAAAAGGGGAATGGTTTTTAAATAAAAGGGAAAATGACGGCTTATGA